From the genome of Aspergillus oryzae RIB40 DNA, chromosome 4:
CATTGGAAGTTGATCCACTACCCGAAACAAATTTTACCGGATAAGATGTTCGGACTTAGGCCTCCGATGGACTTGGTACAACGCTGATATTGTCATTGTTTCAGCCAAGGCGGCGTGCCGGGCCGCACTCCACTAAGTCTTAAGTAAAATTCGATGGATTTATAATGCTTGATAATAGTGCTCGGCCTTCGGGCTTCTACAACTCCTCCGAGACAGAGTCACTGGGTTTGTAATACTCTCTGCTCCTTAACATATTCGGTTTCAAACCAGTGAAAGAATATGACAATTATTCGGGAATCATTATGCGCGGTTGAAGTGAACCTACCCAGGTTCATCTTCTTAAAGGGGTCGTCAGACGCTTGTATAATGACCTTGTCAGTGGATAATTTCTTTAGAGAATTAATAAATACTGTCCAAGGATAACAAAGAAGtatctcttcatctacatTCATACTCCTCATTCCAACAGCAAACCCCCGAAAGCAGACATGACGAAGATCGCCCTAATCAAAGGCAGTACCCGAAACCCATCAGTGGGCAGCGCTATCGCGGGTTGGATCCACAACATACTGAAGCCAAAAACCACGGACACTCTCCAAATTGAACGACTCGATATCGCTGACTTCAATCTCCCGGTCTACGATGAACCCGTCATACCTGCGATGGTCCCCGCCGTAAAGCAATTCACTAAGGAGCACTCGAAGAAATGGAGTGCAGCCATTGCTTCCTTCCAGGGATACATCTTCGTCATACCTGAGTATAACCTTGGGCTTGCCGGTGGAACGAAGAATGCAATCGATTATCTGTACAGCGAGTGGCCTGGAAAGCCCGTTGGGATCATCAGTTATGGCGCCAAGGGTGGGAGCAACGCCTCCCAGCAGCTTAGTGAGAGTTTACGGGTGGTTATGAAGATGGAGGTGATGCCTACTAAAGTGTTACTGCCCTTCGCTCCGGGGTCGGATGTGCTTTCTGCCTCAAATGAGGGTACTTTGGGAGAGGATTCGCGCAAGTCTTGGGAAGCTGatgggaagaaggagcaggTGCTTCAGGTgtgggaggagttgaagaatgCCCTGGAGTAGCCTAAGGAGGAGAAATAGTTGACAAGGTATTCTAGGCCGATACATTCAGGC
Proteins encoded in this window:
- a CDS encoding NADPH-dependent FMN reductase (predicted protein), yielding MVPAVKQFTKEHSKKWSAAIASFQGYIFVIPEYNLGLAGGTKNAIDYLYSEWPGKPVGIISYGAKGGSNASQQLSESLRVVMKMEVMPTKVLLPFAPGSDVLSASNEGTLGEDSRKSWEADGKKEQVLQVWEELKNALE